A single window of Deltaproteobacteria bacterium GWC2_65_14 DNA harbors:
- a CDS encoding 50S ribosomal protein L11, translating into MAKKIITQIKLQIPAGKANPSPPVGPALGQHGVNIMEFCKAFNAKTASQEGMIIPVVITVYADRSFAYITKTPPASVLLLKAAGIEKGSKTPKREKCGQIDRAKVEEIAKLKMVDLDVKDLAAAVKTIEGTARSMGLEVV; encoded by the coding sequence CTGCAGATTCCGGCCGGGAAGGCGAACCCCTCCCCCCCCGTGGGACCCGCCCTCGGGCAGCACGGGGTGAACATCATGGAGTTCTGCAAGGCGTTCAACGCGAAGACCGCCTCGCAGGAGGGGATGATCATCCCGGTCGTCATCACGGTGTACGCCGACCGGTCGTTCGCCTACATCACCAAGACCCCGCCGGCCTCGGTGCTCCTGCTGAAGGCGGCCGGGATCGAGAAGGGGAGCAAGACCCCCAAGCGGGAAAAGTGCGGGCAGATCGACAGGGCGAAGGTCGAGGAGATCGCGAAGCTGAAGATGGTCGACCTGGACGTGAAGGATCTGGCCGCCGCCGTCAAGACCATCGAGGGAACCGCCCGGAGCATGGGGCTGGAAGTCGTCTGA